Proteins encoded in a region of the Massilia sp. UMI-21 genome:
- the lipA gene encoding lipoyl synthase: MTTDTNTGAAPAAYDATEKQKGASKTSRIPIKIVPIADTERLKKPDWIRVKAATASSRFYEIKDILRANNLVTVCEEASCPNIGECFGKGTATFMIMGDKCTRRCPFCDVGHGRPDPLDVNEPGNLAKTIADLRLSYVVITSVDRDDLRDGGAGHFVECITKTRALSPSTKIEVLVPDFRGRLEKALNIFADGLPDVMNHNLETVPRLYKEARPGADYQHSLVLLRDFKKMYPNAVTKSGLMVGLGETDEEILEVMRDMRAHDIDMLTIGQYLAPSNSHLPVRRYVHPDTFKMFEEKAYEMGFVHAAVGAMVRSSYHADQQAHEAGVAA, from the coding sequence ATGACCACCGATACCAACACCGGCGCTGCCCCAGCAGCCTACGACGCCACCGAAAAGCAGAAGGGCGCCAGCAAGACCTCGCGCATCCCGATTAAGATCGTCCCGATCGCCGACACCGAGCGCCTGAAAAAGCCGGACTGGATCCGCGTGAAGGCCGCCACCGCCTCGTCGCGCTTCTACGAGATCAAGGACATCCTGCGCGCCAACAACCTGGTGACGGTGTGCGAAGAGGCGAGCTGCCCGAACATCGGCGAATGCTTCGGCAAGGGCACCGCGACCTTCATGATCATGGGCGACAAGTGCACCCGCCGCTGCCCGTTCTGCGACGTCGGCCACGGCCGTCCTGACCCGCTCGACGTGAACGAGCCGGGCAACCTGGCCAAGACCATCGCCGACCTGCGCCTGTCCTACGTCGTGATCACCTCGGTGGACCGCGACGACCTGCGTGACGGCGGCGCCGGCCACTTCGTCGAGTGCATCACCAAGACCCGCGCCCTGTCGCCCAGCACCAAGATCGAAGTGCTGGTGCCGGACTTCCGCGGCCGTCTCGAAAAAGCCCTGAACATCTTCGCCGACGGCCTGCCGGACGTGATGAACCACAACCTGGAAACCGTGCCGCGCCTGTACAAGGAAGCGCGCCCGGGCGCCGACTACCAGCATTCGCTGGTGCTGCTGCGCGATTTCAAGAAGATGTACCCGAACGCGGTCACCAAGTCGGGCCTGATGGTGGGCCTGGGCGAGACCGACGAAGAAATCCTGGAAGTCATGCGCGACATGCGCGCGCACGACATCGACATGCTGACCATCGGCCAGTACCTGGCGCCGTCGAACTCGCACCTGCCGGTGCGCCGCTACGTGCACCCTGACACTTTCAAGATGTTTGAAGAGAAGGCCTACGAAATGGGCTTCGTGCACGCCGCCGTGGGCGCGATGGTGCGTTCGTCCTACCATGCCGACCAGCAGGCGCACGAAGCGGGCGTGGCCGCGTAA
- a CDS encoding DNRLRE domain-containing protein: protein MKEQAQRGILLLPVTLTLAVVGALAYAMTRGGGMDLAAIDAEYDIERARYLAEAGLQLAKWQNERLGCKSQRGFGTVDLPGGRIVSGTMDEGGGQLAISLTATTATGAVNQVAGRRLRMHRVNDPTELAIKRSDIDDTFIREGYPGQGKGKYLETTDDQAHGLVEFHFPKELNDAVVLQADFRLTQVDSKSAQPARALALHRVTSDWKEDDATWTAPWSTAGGDYVARPAASTVIAGNAEYSWRIDALVEGWVNKTVPNYGILLKPTGLLEARFASHEENANQPQLLLRYLPRC from the coding sequence GTGAAGGAGCAGGCACAGCGCGGCATCCTGCTGCTTCCCGTGACGCTCACGCTTGCCGTGGTCGGCGCGCTCGCTTATGCCATGACACGCGGCGGCGGCATGGACCTGGCGGCCATCGATGCCGAGTACGACATCGAACGGGCCCGCTACCTGGCCGAGGCCGGGCTGCAGCTGGCGAAGTGGCAGAACGAACGGCTCGGTTGCAAGAGCCAGCGCGGTTTCGGCACGGTCGACCTGCCGGGCGGCCGTATCGTATCCGGCACCATGGACGAGGGCGGCGGCCAGCTCGCCATCTCACTGACGGCGACGACGGCGACGGGCGCCGTCAACCAGGTTGCCGGCCGCAGGCTGCGCATGCACCGGGTGAACGACCCGACCGAGCTCGCCATCAAGCGCTCGGATATCGATGACACCTTCATCCGCGAGGGCTACCCGGGCCAGGGCAAGGGCAAGTACCTCGAAACCACCGATGACCAGGCCCACGGTCTGGTCGAATTCCATTTTCCGAAAGAGCTGAACGACGCCGTCGTGCTGCAGGCAGATTTCAGGCTCACCCAGGTCGATTCCAAGTCGGCCCAGCCGGCGCGCGCACTGGCCCTGCACCGCGTCACGTCCGACTGGAAGGAAGACGACGCCACCTGGACCGCTCCGTGGAGCACGGCCGGCGGCGACTACGTGGCCAGGCCGGCGGCCAGTACCGTCATTGCCGGCAATGCCGAGTACAGCTGGCGCATCGATGCGCTGGTCGAGGGCTGGGTCAACAAGACCGTGCCCAACTACGGGATCCTGCTCAAGCCGACCGGCCTGCTCGAAGCGCGCTTCGCCAGCCACGAAGAAAACGCCAACCAGCCGCAGCTCCTGTTGCGCTACCTGCCCCGCTGCTGA
- a CDS encoding type II secretion system protein GspD has protein sequence MNKRAALALLCAALCGQAAAAPQTLPADTTQGTSFMFRDTPIAELFEMIARQARINIMLGKGVTGNVAVSLYDMSPVQAIHAIAEAGGYQVVARDNGYVIVNPGQAATLDPAAAARMEVRALKVLYSEPQQAADILSKHVGRGGKVTAMPARRMIVVEDSPAGVKRIETLLREIDTAPRQIMIEAKILEITLDDNQHFGIDWQKIISANGINRIGTAGVAQRGPGLVFNYVNDNVELYLNALSNKGKVRTLATPKLLTLENQEASTNIGDKLGYRLTTTINNVTSESVEFLETGVILRVTSAVGADGRIVMRVRPEVSSDTVLGGIPSKKTTEVSTQLVADDGQPILIAGLIKASSGQRRIGVPLLGDVPVLGHLFSNDEHTGTLTETIVLITPRVVPTYAAGPDVKVIERVERAGQEIRQALEKPTEALDRP, from the coding sequence GTGAACAAACGTGCAGCCCTGGCGCTGCTGTGCGCCGCCCTCTGCGGACAGGCCGCTGCGGCGCCGCAAACGCTCCCGGCGGACACTACGCAGGGCACCTCCTTCATGTTCCGCGACACCCCGATCGCCGAGCTGTTCGAGATGATCGCGCGCCAGGCGCGCATCAACATCATGCTCGGCAAGGGCGTGACCGGCAACGTGGCGGTCAGCCTGTACGACATGAGCCCGGTCCAGGCCATCCATGCCATCGCCGAGGCGGGCGGCTACCAGGTCGTGGCGCGCGACAATGGCTATGTGATCGTCAATCCGGGGCAGGCCGCGACGCTCGACCCAGCGGCGGCGGCGCGCATGGAAGTGCGCGCCCTGAAGGTGCTGTATTCCGAGCCGCAGCAGGCGGCCGACATCCTGTCCAAGCATGTCGGCAGGGGCGGCAAGGTGACCGCGATGCCGGCGCGGCGCATGATCGTGGTGGAAGACTCGCCCGCGGGCGTGAAACGCATCGAGACGCTGCTGCGCGAGATCGACACGGCGCCGCGCCAGATCATGATCGAGGCAAAGATCCTCGAGATCACGCTCGACGACAACCAGCATTTCGGCATCGACTGGCAAAAGATCATCAGCGCGAACGGCATCAACCGCATCGGCACCGCCGGCGTCGCGCAGCGCGGGCCGGGACTGGTCTTCAACTACGTCAACGACAACGTCGAACTCTACCTGAACGCGCTGAGCAACAAGGGCAAGGTACGCACCCTGGCCACGCCCAAGCTCTTGACGCTGGAAAACCAGGAAGCGAGCACCAACATCGGCGACAAGCTCGGCTACCGCCTGACGACCACGATCAACAACGTCACCAGCGAGTCCGTCGAATTCCTCGAGACCGGCGTGATCCTGCGCGTGACCTCGGCCGTCGGTGCGGACGGCCGGATCGTGATGCGGGTGCGTCCGGAAGTCAGCTCCGACACGGTGCTGGGCGGAATTCCATCGAAGAAGACGACCGAGGTGAGCACCCAGCTGGTAGCGGACGACGGCCAGCCGATCCTGATCGCCGGCCTGATCAAGGCCAGCTCGGGCCAGCGCCGCATCGGCGTGCCGCTGCTGGGCGACGTCCCGGTGCTGGGGCATCTGTTTTCCAACGACGAGCATACCGGCACCCTGACCGAAACCATCGTCCTGATCACGCCGCGCGTCGTGCCCACCTACGCGGCCGGGCCCGACGTGAAGGTGATCGAGCGGGTCGAGCGCGCGGGGCAGGAAATCCGCCAGGCGCTCGAGAAGCCCACCGAGGCGCTGGACCGGCCCTGA
- a CDS encoding DUF493 family protein, translating to MDPKESLIEYPSDFPIKVMGATHVDFAATIVEIIVQLDPTFHAGKMQSRPSAKGNYTGLTVTVRATSREMLDDVYRALSSHHMVKMVL from the coding sequence ATGGACCCCAAAGAATCCCTCATCGAATACCCGAGCGACTTCCCGATCAAGGTGATGGGCGCCACGCACGTCGACTTCGCGGCGACGATCGTCGAGATCATCGTGCAACTGGATCCGACTTTCCATGCTGGCAAGATGCAAAGCCGTCCATCCGCCAAGGGCAACTACACCGGCCTGACCGTGACCGTGCGCGCCACCAGCCGCGAGATGCTGGATGACGTGTACCGCGCCTTGTCCTCGCACCACATGGTGAAAATGGTGCTGTAA
- the lipB gene encoding lipoyl(octanoyl) transferase LipB: protein MNRPATPLVRELGRADYEPTFAAMRAFTDARTPDTRDELWIVEHPPVFTLGLGADRGHVLAPHGVPVVQTDRGGEVTYHGPGQVVIYLLMDLRRNKPGGKLYARQFVEKIEQAVIEVLAAYNLAGERVAGAPGIYMADGSMKGAKIAALGLKVRGNGCTYHGVSLNVAMDLAPFTWINPCGYAGLATVDMRTMGVEAPLADVQQALALQLIHQLVPQPASTEAVEQEPNNL, encoded by the coding sequence ATGAACCGTCCCGCCACGCCGCTTGTCCGTGAGCTCGGCCGCGCCGACTACGAACCGACTTTTGCCGCGATGCGTGCCTTCACGGACGCGCGCACGCCCGACACGCGGGACGAACTGTGGATCGTCGAGCATCCCCCCGTTTTCACGCTGGGCCTGGGGGCCGACCGTGGCCACGTTCTGGCGCCGCATGGCGTTCCCGTGGTCCAGACCGACCGCGGCGGCGAGGTGACCTATCACGGTCCCGGCCAGGTCGTGATCTACCTCCTGATGGACCTGCGCCGCAACAAGCCGGGCGGCAAGCTGTATGCGCGCCAGTTTGTGGAAAAAATCGAACAGGCGGTCATCGAGGTGCTGGCGGCGTATAATCTTGCGGGCGAACGCGTGGCCGGCGCCCCCGGCATCTACATGGCGGACGGCTCGATGAAGGGCGCGAAGATCGCCGCCCTCGGCCTCAAGGTGCGCGGAAACGGCTGCACCTACCATGGCGTGTCGCTGAACGTGGCAATGGACCTGGCCCCGTTCACGTGGATCAACCCGTGCGGATATGCGGGCCTGGCCACGGTCGACATGCGCACGATGGGCGTGGAAGCCCCGCTGGCGGATGTCCAGCAGGCGCTGGCGCTTCAGTTGATTCATCAATTGGTGCCCCAACCGGCATCGACCGAAGCGGTCGAGCAGGAACCGAACAACCTCTGA
- the tadA gene encoding Flp pilus assembly complex ATPase component TadA — MNEPVTRSRIGSMTYLAPAMALVAVDAVDALGAALDECIAQHQVTIVLDLGKVPLLSGRALELMIRSADRLDTLGGWIKLAYPSPLLLDVLTVTGVAGRVALYDAAPAPARQERPAAQAKLGDILVARGLVSAAQVSEAARLQDQTGKRMGFIMVEKKWLSEAALFQTLAEQLDLPFVNLRAGLYDPAAVGLLERDVARRLNVVPLFVVEDSLTVATSEPQAVHVLDEIRARTGCRVRVAMAAPAELARVREDAYGGAMPTFIHSEANDLELVEDQIPDDYTQIDEMAGASPVINLVNAVIQRAIHDNASDIHIEVSRNKARIRLRIDGILYEVMSPGVEMHPAIVSRLKVMAHLDIAERRLPQDGRIQVMTQGRTVDLRFSSLPGIYGEKVVLRVLDKNQSILDVDKLGMNKGAVDSFKRLLGRSHGLILVTGPTGSGKTTSLYAAINYLKSIEKNIVTIEDPVEYQLDIINQNQVNDAIGLSFPKILKHVLRQDPDIIMVGEVRDRQTAEIAVQAALTGHLVLTTLHTNDTLGAVARLVEMGVEPYLLSSALIGVMAQRLVRRVCPGCKTSYLVPPDAARAYGWKGDGNLKLLKGRGCPSCYDSGYKGRLGIYELLEVGADLQRMIVTNASKDEMARQVASLGHRDLYADGMARAFGGDTTPEEIARVVHSL; from the coding sequence ATGAACGAACCGGTCACCCGCAGCCGCATCGGATCGATGACCTACCTGGCGCCTGCCATGGCGCTGGTGGCGGTCGATGCCGTCGATGCGCTGGGAGCGGCGCTGGACGAATGCATCGCCCAGCACCAGGTCACGATCGTGCTCGACCTGGGCAAGGTGCCCCTTCTGTCGGGCCGCGCGCTGGAACTGATGATTCGCAGCGCCGACCGACTCGACACGCTCGGCGGCTGGATCAAGCTCGCCTATCCGAGCCCCTTGCTGCTCGACGTGCTGACCGTTACCGGCGTCGCCGGCCGCGTGGCGCTGTACGACGCGGCGCCCGCCCCGGCCCGCCAGGAGCGTCCCGCCGCCCAGGCCAAGCTGGGCGACATCCTGGTCGCGCGCGGCCTGGTCAGCGCGGCCCAGGTGAGCGAGGCGGCGCGCCTGCAGGACCAGACCGGCAAGCGCATGGGCTTCATCATGGTCGAGAAGAAGTGGCTGTCGGAAGCGGCGCTGTTCCAGACCCTGGCCGAACAGCTCGACCTGCCTTTCGTCAACCTGCGCGCCGGCCTGTACGACCCGGCCGCGGTGGGCCTGCTCGAACGCGACGTGGCGCGGCGCCTGAACGTGGTGCCGCTGTTCGTGGTCGAGGACAGCCTGACGGTGGCGACCAGCGAGCCGCAGGCGGTGCACGTGCTCGACGAAATCCGCGCCCGCACCGGCTGCCGCGTGCGGGTGGCGATGGCCGCGCCGGCCGAACTCGCCCGGGTGCGCGAGGATGCCTACGGCGGCGCCATGCCGACGTTCATCCACAGCGAGGCGAACGACCTGGAACTGGTCGAAGACCAGATCCCGGACGACTACACCCAGATCGACGAGATGGCCGGCGCCAGCCCGGTGATCAACCTGGTCAATGCCGTGATCCAGCGCGCGATCCACGACAACGCCAGCGATATCCACATCGAGGTCTCGCGCAACAAGGCGCGCATCCGCCTGCGCATCGACGGCATCCTGTACGAAGTGATGTCGCCCGGCGTCGAGATGCATCCGGCCATCGTCTCGCGCCTGAAAGTGATGGCCCACCTCGACATCGCCGAGCGCCGCCTGCCGCAGGACGGACGGATCCAGGTCATGACGCAGGGCCGCACGGTCGACCTGCGCTTTTCCTCGCTGCCCGGCATCTACGGCGAGAAAGTGGTGCTGCGCGTGCTCGACAAGAACCAGTCGATCCTCGACGTCGACAAGCTCGGCATGAACAAGGGCGCGGTCGACAGCTTCAAGCGCCTGCTCGGACGCAGCCATGGGCTGATCCTGGTGACCGGCCCGACCGGTAGCGGCAAGACCACCAGCCTGTACGCGGCGATCAACTACCTCAAGAGCATCGAGAAGAACATCGTCACGATCGAGGACCCGGTCGAGTACCAGCTCGACATCATCAACCAGAACCAGGTGAACGACGCGATCGGCCTGAGCTTTCCGAAGATCCTCAAGCACGTGCTGCGCCAGGACCCGGACATCATCATGGTGGGCGAGGTGCGCGACCGCCAGACCGCCGAGATCGCGGTGCAGGCCGCCCTGACCGGCCACCTGGTGCTCACCACCCTGCACACCAACGATACCCTGGGCGCGGTGGCGCGCCTGGTCGAGATGGGGGTCGAGCCCTACCTGCTGTCCTCGGCCCTGATCGGCGTGATGGCGCAGCGCCTGGTGCGCCGCGTCTGCCCCGGCTGCAAGACCAGCTACCTGGTGCCGCCGGACGCCGCCCGCGCCTATGGCTGGAAGGGCGACGGCAACCTCAAGCTGCTCAAGGGCCGCGGCTGCCCGTCCTGCTACGACTCGGGCTACAAGGGTCGGCTCGGCATCTACGAGCTGCTCGAGGTCGGCGCCGACCTGCAGCGCATGATCGTGACCAATGCGAGCAAGGACGAGATGGCGCGCCAGGTCGCCAGCCTCGGACACCGCGACCTGTACGCGGACGGCATGGCGCGCGCCTTCGGCGGCGACACCACGCCGGAAGAGATCGCGCGCGTGGTGCATTCGCTGTGA
- the pilM gene encoding pilus assembly protein PilM, with protein MKRHAPSFLQGLRALLARTGAGGKAAPIGADFAAQRLNLLQVAATPDGPLLRAAVSLPYPVERAQLLGDRRLLKTFVREALASAPFAGRRVVSALAPGDVRILPLTMHVASGQSEQQAVARAVRDQLGADAADSVVDYYRVRSVDMNGPERQVLAAVAPSTSVLAYLEALRGAGLEVAALDIGPAAIARLLATMQEDVEQAVLLINFGTSKSYLTVIWGRRLMLDREIDFGETQLVERLSRALGLADEVSQGLLREHGIGSPAALLHGQAGAQPDIGRTIREILYQEFAALTEELVRTQVYVASRTRGSALSRVYLNGSIARHAHLRERVAEVVRTPVEVLDPLRAFRSGPAFARPGADPRDLHGIALAAGLALRGEGHG; from the coding sequence ATGAAACGACATGCTCCCTCCTTCCTGCAGGGCCTGCGCGCGCTGCTGGCCAGGACCGGCGCGGGCGGCAAGGCGGCGCCGATCGGTGCGGATTTTGCCGCCCAGCGCCTGAACCTGCTGCAGGTCGCGGCCACGCCCGACGGGCCGCTGCTGCGCGCCGCCGTGTCGCTGCCCTATCCGGTCGAGCGCGCGCAGTTGCTGGGCGACCGCCGGCTGCTGAAGACCTTCGTGCGCGAGGCGCTGGCCAGCGCCCCCTTCGCGGGCCGGCGGGTGGTCTCGGCGCTGGCGCCGGGCGACGTGCGGATCCTGCCCTTGACGATGCACGTCGCCAGTGGACAGAGCGAACAGCAGGCCGTGGCCAGGGCCGTGCGCGACCAGCTCGGCGCCGACGCGGCCGATTCAGTGGTCGATTATTACCGGGTGCGCAGCGTGGACATGAACGGTCCCGAGCGGCAGGTGCTGGCCGCGGTGGCGCCGTCCACCAGCGTGCTCGCCTATCTCGAGGCGCTGCGCGGCGCCGGCCTCGAGGTGGCCGCACTCGACATCGGCCCGGCCGCGATCGCGCGCCTGCTGGCCACCATGCAGGAGGACGTCGAGCAGGCGGTCCTCTTGATCAACTTTGGCACCAGCAAGAGCTACCTCACGGTGATCTGGGGCCGGCGCCTGATGCTCGACCGCGAAATCGACTTCGGCGAAACGCAGCTGGTAGAGCGCCTGTCGCGCGCCCTCGGCCTGGCCGACGAGGTGTCCCAGGGACTGCTGCGCGAGCACGGCATCGGCAGCCCGGCCGCCCTGCTGCACGGCCAAGCCGGCGCGCAACCCGACATCGGACGCACGATCCGCGAGATCCTGTACCAGGAATTCGCCGCGCTGACCGAAGAGCTGGTGCGCACCCAGGTCTACGTGGCCTCGCGCACGCGCGGCAGCGCCCTGAGCCGCGTCTATCTCAACGGCAGCATCGCCCGCCATGCCCACTTGCGCGAGCGCGTCGCCGAAGTGGTGCGCACGCCGGTCGAGGTACTCGATCCGCTGCGGGCGTTCCGTTCCGGGCCGGCATTCGCGCGTCCCGGCGCCGATCCGCGCGACCTGCACGGCATCGCCCTGGCCGCCGGACTGGCCCTGCGAGGAGAAGGACATGGCTGA
- a CDS encoding prepilin-type N-terminal cleavage/methylation domain-containing protein, with translation MSLRYSRDQQGLSLIELLVGLAITGLVMAPLLPMLETAHAAARITAERNDLERSANFALARIAARVRAAAPSPDLAAKPQEKWFDPYSYLVVDGNLVERNDDDHTDRVLADSVKRISLDAPAVDAGRPLVTISLDLERGQASATATATVRMGSVE, from the coding sequence ATGAGCTTGCGGTATTCCCGGGATCAGCAGGGCCTGAGCCTGATCGAGCTGCTGGTCGGCCTGGCCATCACGGGCCTGGTGATGGCGCCCCTGCTGCCGATGCTCGAGACCGCGCACGCGGCGGCGCGCATCACGGCCGAGCGCAACGACCTCGAGCGCAGCGCCAATTTCGCCCTGGCGCGCATTGCCGCCCGTGTGCGCGCGGCCGCGCCCTCGCCGGATCTGGCCGCGAAACCGCAGGAAAAATGGTTCGACCCGTATTCCTACCTGGTCGTCGACGGCAATCTCGTCGAGCGTAACGACGACGACCACACCGATCGCGTGCTCGCCGATTCCGTGAAGCGCATCAGCCTGGATGCGCCGGCGGTGGACGCCGGCCGACCGCTGGTCACGATCAGCCTGGACCTGGAGCGCGGCCAGGCCAGCGCCACCGCCACCGCCACGGTGCGCATGGGGAGCGTGGAGTGA
- a CDS encoding prepilin-type N-terminal cleavage/methylation domain-containing protein, which produces MTINRSLHRLAAKGFTLVELLIVVIIIAILAAIAIPQFADSSNDAQEAALDANLKTMRSAIEMYRVQHRSRYPSAAAADDATATAACTGASGTAGTGDINTDVAFREQLTMFSDAAGNTCSIAVPASGIIYGPYLREIPQEQISNPASREVVIVSTGTRDQEPDAATGGFQFDNRTGRLVMNSNAVGRRNTPYWQY; this is translated from the coding sequence ATGACCATCAACCGCTCGCTTCACCGCCTGGCCGCGAAAGGGTTCACCCTGGTCGAACTCCTGATCGTCGTGATCATCATCGCGATCCTGGCGGCGATTGCCATTCCCCAATTTGCCGACAGCTCGAATGACGCCCAGGAAGCCGCGCTCGACGCCAATCTCAAGACCATGCGTTCAGCCATCGAGATGTATCGGGTGCAGCACCGCAGCAGGTATCCATCAGCCGCCGCGGCCGATGATGCGACTGCAACGGCCGCTTGCACAGGCGCTAGCGGTACTGCCGGCACCGGTGATATCAATACGGACGTCGCATTCCGAGAGCAGCTGACGATGTTCTCGGATGCCGCTGGCAATACCTGCTCGATCGCGGTGCCAGCTTCGGGCATCATCTATGGCCCATACCTGCGTGAAATTCCGCAAGAACAGATTTCGAATCCTGCCAGCCGTGAGGTAGTCATCGTGTCGACCGGTACCCGCGACCAGGAGCCTGACGCTGCAACCGGTGGCTTCCAGTTCGACAACCGTACTGGTCGTCTCGTGATGAACAGCAACGCCGTGGGCCGTCGCAATACCCCGTACTGGCAATACTGA
- a CDS encoding PilN domain-containing protein gives MADIDMIPRSYREALRTRRTLVGYGTALALLLAAGGAGAALLRWRVAVETPRLEALRAGAIRADAVRASLASAQQRKDTLTAHVGALAALRGSGEVAALARSLDGALDHRVWFDSLRFSRTRELLQAPSSSPPPPGVFQSHSAAGAPQAWRLGSHVEIAGQALDHAAMTAFLARLAADPALANVRFLHSTAGSADEGGAVSFGVAASMVKKEQHDE, from the coding sequence ATGGCTGACATCGACATGATCCCGCGCAGCTACCGGGAAGCGCTGCGCACGCGCCGCACCCTCGTGGGCTATGGCACGGCGCTGGCGCTGCTGCTGGCGGCGGGCGGCGCCGGCGCCGCGCTGCTGCGCTGGCGGGTCGCCGTGGAGACGCCGCGGCTCGAGGCGCTGCGCGCCGGCGCCATCCGGGCCGATGCAGTGCGCGCCAGCCTGGCAAGCGCCCAGCAGCGCAAGGATACCCTCACCGCGCATGTCGGCGCACTGGCGGCGCTGCGCGGGAGCGGCGAAGTCGCGGCGCTGGCGCGCTCGCTCGACGGCGCGCTGGACCACAGGGTCTGGTTCGACAGCCTGCGTTTCTCGCGCACCCGCGAACTGCTGCAGGCGCCGTCGTCGTCGCCGCCGCCGCCCGGCGTGTTCCAGTCGCACTCGGCGGCGGGCGCGCCGCAGGCGTGGCGGCTCGGCAGCCACGTCGAGATCGCCGGCCAGGCGCTGGACCATGCGGCGATGACGGCTTTCCTCGCCAGGCTGGCGGCCGATCCGGCACTGGCGAACGTGCGCTTCCTGCATAGCACTGCCGGTAGCGCGGACGAAGGCGGGGCCGTGTCCTTCGGCGTCGCGGCATCGATGGTGAAGAAGGAACAGCATGATGAATGA
- a CDS encoding type II secretion system F family protein, with product MALEWDDLQPAGAAKPAPAARKPQWQWQGAGERVGSADRMQFTERLALLLETGVALHDALHTLQLQSAKPRLSRIIGDVAEDIVSGQRFSEALARHPELFPSTYVNLIGASEAGGFLPEVLEQLRDMDEKEQQLRSTIVSSLSYPGFLAGFSVLVVVFILVVVFPKFSVMFTQIHDQLPITTRFFIAASDVLLRHGLALGCALLAAAAAGLAALRRPASREWLDRMKLRLPLFRTIFIKIYLTRLMRVMGISLERGVTILATLEACRNVIPNHEFQRFIGTLEIQVTEGRGIAAGFRDSALIPASLKQMIDTGEETGNLGRVMGRVADFYERDLTRQLNALAKMAEPAMLLVMGVLVGTIVTSIILPIFKMSRAVH from the coding sequence ATGGCGCTTGAATGGGACGACCTGCAGCCGGCCGGCGCGGCCAAGCCGGCGCCCGCCGCGCGCAAGCCGCAATGGCAGTGGCAGGGCGCGGGGGAACGCGTCGGCAGCGCCGACCGCATGCAGTTCACCGAACGGCTGGCCCTGCTGCTGGAAACCGGTGTGGCCCTGCACGACGCGCTGCACACCCTGCAGCTGCAGAGCGCCAAGCCGCGCCTGTCCCGGATCATCGGCGACGTGGCCGAGGACATCGTGTCGGGCCAGCGATTTTCCGAGGCGCTGGCGCGTCACCCGGAACTGTTCCCCTCGACCTACGTCAACCTGATCGGGGCCAGCGAAGCCGGCGGCTTCCTGCCCGAGGTGCTGGAGCAACTGCGCGACATGGACGAAAAAGAACAGCAGCTGCGCAGCACGATCGTTTCCTCGCTCTCGTATCCGGGTTTCCTGGCCGGCTTTTCGGTGCTGGTGGTGGTGTTCATCCTGGTCGTGGTGTTTCCGAAGTTCTCGGTCATGTTCACCCAAATCCACGACCAGCTGCCGATCACGACCCGCTTCTTCATCGCGGCCAGCGACGTCCTCCTGCGCCATGGGCTGGCGCTCGGCTGCGCCCTGCTGGCGGCGGCTGCCGCCGGCCTGGCGGCGCTGCGCCGGCCCGCCAGCCGCGAATGGCTCGACCGCATGAAGCTGCGCCTGCCCCTGTTCAGGACCATCTTCATCAAGATCTACCTCACCCGCCTGATGCGCGTGATGGGCATTTCGCTCGAGCGCGGCGTCACCATCCTGGCCACGCTCGAGGCTTGCCGCAACGTCATTCCCAACCACGAATTCCAGCGCTTCATCGGCACCCTCGAGATCCAGGTGACCGAAGGGCGCGGCATCGCCGCCGGTTTTCGCGACAGCGCCCTGATTCCCGCCAGTTTGAAGCAGATGATCGATACCGGCGAGGAAACCGGCAACCTGGGACGCGTCATGGGAAGGGTGGCGGACTTCTACGAGCGCGACCTGACGCGCCAGCTGAACGCCCTGGCCAAGATGGCCGAGCCGGCCATGCTGCTCGTGATGGGCGTCCTGGTGGGCACGATCGTCACCTCGATCATCCTGCCGATCTTCAAAATGTCGCGTGCGGTCCACTAG